One stretch of Zingiber officinale cultivar Zhangliang chromosome 6B, Zo_v1.1, whole genome shotgun sequence DNA includes these proteins:
- the LOC121990317 gene encoding aquaporin TIP1-1-like, whose protein sequence is MSIPRIAIGTPAEATRPEALKAALAEFFSTFIFVFASCGSFIAFEKLTGGSVATPEGLVATSLAHAFSLSAAVSAASNVSGGHVNPAVTFGALIGGHITLPRAALYWIGQLLGSAAACAVLDYSTGSLDSATTALAAGVFARRARVLEAALTTFGLVYTVYATSDAKWGGTAPLAVGLLMGANILAGGAFDGAAMNPALAFGPALVRWAWKDHWVRWEGPLIGGGLAGFFYQYFFTPHTYQPISPADY, encoded by the exons ATGTCGATCCCTCGAATAGCCATCGGAACACCAGCTGAGGCGACTCGCCCAGAAGCCCTCAAGGCCGCGCTTGCCGAGTTCTTCTCCACCTTCATCTTTGTCTTCGCCAGCTGCGGCTCCTTCATCGCCTTCG AGAAGCTGACGGGCGGCTCGGTCGCGACCCCGGAGGGCCTCGTCGCCACGTCCCTAGCGCACGCCTTTTCCCTCTCCGCAGCCGTCTCGGCGGCCTCCAACGTCTCCGGCGGCCACGTGAACCCGGCGGTGACATTCGGCGCGTTAATCGGAGGCCACATCACGCTCCCCCGCGCCGCCCTCTACTGGATCGGGCAGCTCCTCGGCTCCGCCGCGGCCTGCGCCGTCCTCGACTACTCCACCGGCAGCCTGGACTCGGCGACCACCGCCCTCGCCGCCGGCGTGTTCGCGAGGCGAGCGCGGGTGCTGGAGGCGGCGCTGACCACCTTTGGTCTAGTGTACACAGTTTACGCCACGTCGGACGCGAAATGGGGCGGCACCGCGCCTCTCGCGGTAGGGTTGTTGATGGGCGCGAACATTCTGGCCGGCGGGGCCTTCGACGGCGCGGCGATGAACCCGGCTCTGGCATTCGGGCCGGCGCTTGTGAGGTGGGCGTGGAAGGACCACTGGGTGCGCTGGGAGGGGCCGCTCATCGGCGGAGGCCTCGCCGGGTTCTTCTACCAGTACTTCTTCACGCCCCACACCTACCAGCCGATCTCCCCTGCCGATTACTGA
- the LOC121991138 gene encoding uncharacterized protein LOC121991138, whose product MTLTQGISQFDSFNSYPQARVFDSQWLARQDDDRGAKVNAGAGEELELKRGELLRAILELESAHAAAQEDLRKMEARSLSLTGLLESAIQERDEARRALLLLHHQVDCLHPPPVSSFLTVDAAVTDDIDERESSNPALAELEAAAAKRGLPEKGRLVEAVIEAGPLLQMLLLTGSLPQWRHPPPDLHGVEIPRVVAIAPSSNPEASKLPSPSPASFQHSPPSSSSLRGGNDKFRNFAFSFNNSA is encoded by the exons atgACGCTGACACAAG GTATCTCTCAATTCGACTCGTTTAATTCCTATCCTCAAGCAAGAGTTTTCGACTCTCAATGGTTGGCCCGGCAGGACGACGACCGCGGAGCCAAAGTGAACGCGGGGGCGGGAGAGGAACTGGAACTGAAGCGGGGGGAGCTACTCCGCGCCATCCTCGAGCTGGAGTCCGCCCACGCCGCCGCACAAGAGGATTTACGTAAAATGGAGGCTCGGTCGCTCAGCCTCACCGGCCTCCTCGAGTCCGCCATCCAGGAGCGCGACGAGGCCCGCCGCGCCCTCCTGCTCCTCCATCATCAGGTCGACTGCCTGCACCCACCGCCCGTCTCCTCCTTCCTTACCGTCGACGCAGCGGTTACCGATGACATCGACGAACGCGAGAGCAGCAATCCGGCACTGGCGGAATTGGAGGCCGCAGCAGCGAAGAGGGGCCTGCCGGAGAAGGGGCGTCTGGTGGAGGCGGTAATAGAGGCGGGGCCGCTGCTGCAGATGCTACTCCTCACGGGTTCGCTGCCGCAGTGGCGCCACCCACCGCCGGACCTCCACGGGGTCGAGATCCCGCGCGTCGTCGCTATCGCTCCGAGTTCGAACCCAGAGGCGTCGAAGCTGCCATCACCGTCTCCAGCCTCATTCCAGCATTCCCCGCCGTCGTCTTCGTCGCTGCGGGGCGGCAACGACAAATTCCGAAACTTCGCCTTTTCTTTCAACAACTCAGCATGA